The nucleotide sequence ACATGGCGCTCCCCCGGCCGCGTGACCGACAGCTTCGCCAGTGCGGCCTGCTTGGGCCAGGCGTCGGCGATGGAGCCCATACCGGAACGGTTCACCCGTGCACCAGCGGGCTCCTCCGGCACGCGCCGACTGGCGACAGTGCCGTGCCGGGCGGCAGTCGGCGGCTCGGGCGTCTCCTCCTCGGCGAACAGCTCGTCGATGGAGACCTCGAGCAGCTGAGCCAGCGAATAGAGGGTCGCCACGGACGGCTGCGACTTGCCGTTCTCCAGCTGCGAGACGAAGGACGGTGAGACGCCGAGCTGGCGGGCGAGTTCGCGCAGTGACATCCCGGATCGTTCCCGGGCGTGCTTGAGCCGGATCCCGAGCGAGACCACGGGTTCGGCGGGTGTTGCCCTGTTCTCAGTCACCGGTCTCCTCGCGCCCGCAGTGATGCGACGAGTGGCACTGTAGTCCCTGGGCGTGTCCGCGACCGGCGGGTCGGCCATCACGAGCTGCCCGGACGTCCGGGGCATTGCTGAGCCATGTCTACCTCCACCGCACTGTCGCGGCCGCTCCGCGTTCTCAGAACGTA is from Jatrophihabitans telluris and encodes:
- a CDS encoding helix-turn-helix domain-containing protein, which translates into the protein MTENRATPAEPVVSLGIRLKHARERSGMSLRELARQLGVSPSFVSQLENGKSQPSVATLYSLAQLLEVSIDELFAEEETPEPPTAARHGTVASRRVPEEPAGARVNRSGMGSIADAWPKQAALAKLSVTRPGERHVLEMDSGVIWERLVDNSGTGLDFIEIVYPPHSSSTTGQRMLQHAGSEFGYLLEGELEITVGFDVTTVRAGDAIGFDSAIPHLLANRTGKVARGVWCVRHGNV